CAACAGTTTCAGCTTAGGCGGGCTGGTGGTGGGCGTGGTGCTCGCGGTGGTGATCACGCGGGTGACGAGCAACTTCTGGCCCGAGCGCCCGCCGGTCAAGTCCTGGACCAAGGCCTTCGCCTACCTCGGCGTGGTGGCCTGGGACGTGGTGGTCGCCAACCTGCAGG
This portion of the Candidatus Hydrogenedentota bacterium genome encodes:
- a CDS encoding Na+/H+ antiporter subunit E yields the protein MGAKHDKLDPRSFTERWLPHPLMSAVLVLLWMLLLNSFSLGGLVVGVVLAVVITRVTSNFWPERPPVKSWTKAFAYLGVVAWDVVVANLQ